GGCGGCCGGCGGCGTCGGCCGCGGTCTTGATCTTCGCCGCCGAGGGCGCGAACGCGGCCGGCGTGTTCACGCCCTTGCCGAAGATGAAGTTGTGGTCCGCGTGCCGGGCCGAGAAGGCGACGCCGGCGTCGCTCTGGCCGGCGCAGATCACCTTCATCGGCACCGACGGCCGCGGGCTCAGGCGGCAGTCGTCCATCTGGAAGTACCGGCCCTTGAAGTCGGACCGGCCGCTGCCCCACAGGTCGCGCAGCACCTGGATGTACTCGGCCAGGTACTCGTAGCGGGTGGCGAAGAACTCGTCGCCCGGCCACAGGCCCATCTGCGAGTACTCCGGCCGCTGCCAGCCGGTGACCAGGTTCAGGCCGAAGCGGCCGTTGGAGATGGAGTCGATGGTCGAGGCCATGCGGGCCACGATGGCCGGCGGCATCACCAGCGACGCCGCGGTGGCGAAGAGCTGGATCTTCGTCGTCACCGCGGCCAGGCCGGCCATCAGGGTGAACGACTCCAGGTTGTGGTCCCAGAACTCCGTCTTTCCGCCGAAGCCGCGCAGCTTGATCATCGACAGCGCGAAGTCGAAGCCGTGGGCCTCGGCCTTCTGCACGATCTGCTTGTTCAGCTCGAAGGTGGGCTTGTACTGGGGTGCGGTGCTGGACAGCAGCCAGCCGTTGTTGCCGATGGGGATGAAGACGCCGACGTTCATGCTGGGCCTTTTGGGTGGACCGGCAGCCCGTGCATGGCCCGTGCCAGCGTGAGACGGGCCTTTCCGCCTCGTCTTTTGACCAAATGGTCCAAATCGGAGCATGCGGTGGGTGATCGTGGCCGTCGCAGGCCCTTGCGCAGTGCATGGCTGCGCCGTCTGGTGCATCGTCGCGCAGGCGTTCGCAGGCAAGACGGCGCCGGCGCGCGGTGGCATGGATCTGGCTTTTTTCCGGGCCGCAAAAGGAGATCCGCACATGACCACCCTGCTCAACGTTCCCGTCATCGACATCGGCCCCTGGTTCACCGGCGGCGCCGAGGACAAGGCCCGCGTCGCGGCCGAGGTGGGCAAGGCCTGCGAGGACATCGGCTTCCTCGTCATCACGGGCCACGGCGTGTCGGCCGCGCTGTGCGAGCGGGTCTACGCCACCTCCAAGGCCTTCTTCGACCTGCCGAAGGAGGAGAAGCTCAAGTGCGCCCGGCCCGACCCGACGCAGGTGCGCGGCTACGCGGCGCTCGGCTCGGAGGCGGTGAGCTACGGCCTCGACGGCGAGTCGCCGCCCGACCTCAACGAGTCGCTGTCGATCGGCCCGCCGGACGTCGACTATTCGGACCCCTACTTCGGCGGCAAGGAAGGCCGCATCCACTTCGCGCCCAACCTGTGGCCGCAGCAGCCGGCCGACCTGAAGGTGTCGTGGCTGGAGTACTTCGGCGTCATGGAGAAACTGGCGGCCGAGCTGATGCGCATCTTCGCCGTCGCGCTGAAGCTTCCGGAGCGCTTCTTCGACGACAAGATCGACCGGCACATCAGCATGTTCCGGGTGTTGAACTACCCGGACCAGCCGGACGCGCCGCTGCCGGGGCAGCTGCGCTCCGGCGCGCACAGCGACTACGGCTCGCTGACCATCATCCGGCAGGAGGACCGCCCCGGCGGCCTGCAGGTCTGCAACCAGGCCGGCGAGTGGGTGGGCGTGCCCTTCGTGCCCGAGAGCTTCGTCGTCAACATCGCCGACCTCATGATGCAGTGGACCAACGACCACTGGCTGTCGACGATGCACCGCGTCGCCAACCCGCCGCGCGACAAGGCGCTCGACAGCCGGCGCATCTCGCTGGTGTTCTTCCACCAGCCCAACTACGACGCGGTGGTCGAATGCATCCCCAGCTGCCTGGCGCCGGGCGAGACGCCGAAGTACGCGCCCGTGACCTCCGGCGACCACCTGCTGAGCAAGTTCGTGCGCCAGGCCTCCTTCGGCGAGCAGACGCTCGACGTGGCCAAGGCCAAGGCGATGGCCGATTGAGCAGGCAGGGCGGTCAGCCGCCGGCGCTGACCGTCGGCGGCAGCGCCTCGCGCATCGCCTCGATGAAGCGGCGCAGGCGCGCCGGGTAGAAGCTGGCGTAGGGGTACAGCAGGTGGATGGGCAGCGGCGCCGCCTCCCACCCTGGCACCAGGTGCAGCAGGCGGCCCTGGGCGATGTCCTCGACCACCGCCCAGTGCGACACCACCGCCAGGCCCAGCCCGGCCAGGGCGGCGGTGCGCAGCGCGAACAGGTTGTCGGTGCTCAGGCGCGGCTTCAGCGCGATGCGCTGCAGCGGCCCGCCGCCTAGCGGCTGCAGGGCGACCTCGTCGCGGTAGAAGGTGCGCAGCGCCAGCCACGGCAGCGCGGCCAGGTCGGCCGGCGAGCGGGGCGGCGCGGCGTCGCCGAACAGCGACGGCGCGCCGACCACCACCCGCTTCACCTCGGACAGGCGGATCGCCACCAGCGACTCGTCGCCCACCGCGCCGACGTGGATGGCGCAGTCGATGCCGCGGCCGATGAGGTTGTGCGTGTCGTCGTCCAGCAGCCACTCGACGCTGACGCCGGGGTGCCGCTGCAGGAAGGCCGCGGTCACCGCCATCAGCCGGTCCTGGCCAAAGGCGTGCGGCGCCAGCACCCGCAGCGGGCCCTGCGGCGCCTCGTCGAGGCCGCGCAGGTCGGCCTCCATCGCGGCCCAGCCGGCCAGCAGCTCGCGGCCGCGCTCGTAGCAGCGGCGGCCGTCGTCGGTGAGCTGCAGGCTGTGCGTCGACCGCTGCAGCAGGCGCAGCCCGAGCGCGCGCTCCAGCGCCTGCAGCCGGCGGCTGACCGTCGGCTGCGTCGCCTGCAGCTGGGCCGCCGCGGCCGACAGGCTGCCCGCCTCGACGATGCGCACGAAGGTGGCCAGCAGGGCCAGCCGGTCGGCGGTGACGGCGGGCGGGCCAGGGTCGAGGGGGCGATGGCTCATGCGGCAAGCGTATAGGCATTCTTCGTGGGGCCGCCTATCCGAGCCGGGCACCGCGCCGCAGACTGCGGGTCAACCCTGGACACTGCCCGTACCTCACCATGTCGACCATTCGCACCACGCATTGCATGGCCCCGTCACCCGCCACCCCGCCGCCGCTGGCCGGCTCGCTCACCCTGCTGCTGGGCGCCGGCGCCGGGTTGGCGGCGGCCGCCCTGTACTACGCCCAGCCGATGCTGGGCGTGCTGGCCGACAGCCTCGGCGCCGACACCCGCCAGATCGGCTGGGTGCCGACGCTGACGCAGCTCGGCTACGCGCTCGGCATCGCGCTGCTCGCCCCGCTGGGCGACCGCTACGAGCGGCGACGCATCATCCGCATCAAGCTCGTGCTGCTGACGCTGGCG
The sequence above is a segment of the Aquabacterium sp. J223 genome. Coding sequences within it:
- the rutA gene encoding pyrimidine utilization protein A produces the protein MNVGVFIPIGNNGWLLSSTAPQYKPTFELNKQIVQKAEAHGFDFALSMIKLRGFGGKTEFWDHNLESFTLMAGLAAVTTKIQLFATAASLVMPPAIVARMASTIDSISNGRFGLNLVTGWQRPEYSQMGLWPGDEFFATRYEYLAEYIQVLRDLWGSGRSDFKGRYFQMDDCRLSPRPSVPMKVICAGQSDAGVAFSARHADHNFIFGKGVNTPAAFAPSAAKIKTAADAAGRQVGAYVLFMVIADETDAAARAKWELYQAGADQEAIAWLGQQGAADTRSGADTNVRQMADPTSAVNINMGTLVGSYETVARLLDEVAEVPGCEGVLLTFDEFVQGVDTFGSRIQPLMKSRRHVAAAARPALEAA
- a CDS encoding isopenicillin N synthase family oxygenase, giving the protein MTTLLNVPVIDIGPWFTGGAEDKARVAAEVGKACEDIGFLVITGHGVSAALCERVYATSKAFFDLPKEEKLKCARPDPTQVRGYAALGSEAVSYGLDGESPPDLNESLSIGPPDVDYSDPYFGGKEGRIHFAPNLWPQQPADLKVSWLEYFGVMEKLAAELMRIFAVALKLPERFFDDKIDRHISMFRVLNYPDQPDAPLPGQLRSGAHSDYGSLTIIRQEDRPGGLQVCNQAGEWVGVPFVPESFVVNIADLMMQWTNDHWLSTMHRVANPPRDKALDSRRISLVFFHQPNYDAVVECIPSCLAPGETPKYAPVTSGDHLLSKFVRQASFGEQTLDVAKAKAMAD
- a CDS encoding LysR family transcriptional regulator, translated to MSHRPLDPGPPAVTADRLALLATFVRIVEAGSLSAAAAQLQATQPTVSRRLQALERALGLRLLQRSTHSLQLTDDGRRCYERGRELLAGWAAMEADLRGLDEAPQGPLRVLAPHAFGQDRLMAVTAAFLQRHPGVSVEWLLDDDTHNLIGRGIDCAIHVGAVGDESLVAIRLSEVKRVVVGAPSLFGDAAPPRSPADLAALPWLALRTFYRDEVALQPLGGGPLQRIALKPRLSTDNLFALRTAALAGLGLAVVSHWAVVEDIAQGRLLHLVPGWEAAPLPIHLLYPYASFYPARLRRFIEAMREALPPTVSAGG